Genomic segment of Burkholderiales bacterium:
GTAAGCCCGGGTGAGGGCAGCGTGAAAGCACAGCTCAGGTGACAATGGCCGCAGTCATCGCACGGAATCAGGCTGGCCTGAGCGGTATGGTTCGCGCCTGCCTGAGCGGCGTGCGCAGCATGATCAGCATGCCCCGCAGCATGCCCATTCGTGGCGTGAAGGCCGGCATGCGCCGTGCTCGCGGGCGGCGCGATACCCTGATCCGGCTCGCCGACCAGGCCGTGCTTGCAGAACGGCATCACCACCGCGGCCATCCCTTGCACGGGCAGCCACAGCGAGATGAGCAGCACTACGGCCAGCTTCCAGCGGCACATGCTTCTAGTATAGCCACTTCGGGGAAGAACCATGTCCCCGTCCGACACCCTGGACTGCTGCCGGGTTCCTGACCCGCGCGCCGATTCGAGTGCATCTTCGGGCTCGACTCAGGCAAAGCGCGCCCGCGGCCCGCCATGAGCCCTGGTCCGGGACTGTGGCGATCGTGCGTCCTCCGCAGAGAGGTCGTCGAGGATCGGGCACTCGGGGCGATCGTCACCGTGACAGTGCGCCGCGAGCCGCTCCAGCGTTCTCTTCATCTCGGACAGCTCTGCGATTCTCGATGCCAGTTCCGCCGCATGGGCCAGCGCGCGCCGCTTGACCTCCGCGCTCGCGCGGCGCCGGTTCTGCCATAGCCCGAGCAGGGTAGCGATTTCCGCGATGCCGAAGCCGAGGCCGCGCGCGCGGCGAATGAAGCGCAGCGTGTGCACTTCGTTCATCGAGTACTGGCGGTACCCTGACCCGGTGCGGCGCACCTTGGGTAGCAGCCCGAGCGACTCGTAGTGCCGGATCATCTTGGCCGACACGCCCGAGAGTCTGGCGGCCTGCCCGACGTTCAGCAATTGCTGCAGCTCCATGACTCCGCTCCAGAAGATCGGTGCGATGCGCCAGCGCGGTTCGGTCAATGGTACTGATGCACGACCGCGTGACCCCGGCCGCGGGTCAGCAGCCAGCGATTGACCGGGTAGGCCGCGATGCCGGCGACGAGCAGCGCACAGGCAAGACTGCCCCAGAACAGCCTGGAGCCGAGCGGGGCATCCATCGCGCCGGGAATCGCCAGCATGATCGCATTGTCCACGATTTCCATGACGGTGATTGAGGCGGTGTCGGCCGCGAGCGCCAGGCCGATCGCACGCTTGAAAGCAAGGCCCGCACGCAGCAGCGGGATCATGGTGAGCAGGTAACCGAATAGAAACGCAAGCGCAACGGCGAGCGCAATCGTTGCGCCGTTGTCCCAGCCCAGCGCGGTGCCGATCACCATGCCGAGAATCTCGCCGATGCTGCAGCCGGTCAGGCAGTGCAGTGTCGCCGAAAGCGCCAGACGGTTGAGCGAGCCGGTGGAAGCGTGCGGCCCGTGATGCGACTCCCGGGCACGCTGGCCGTGATGCGCGGATCCATGGTCTCCGGAATGGGAGTGCAGGTCGTTCAGGTTCATGGCAACGGTCCTCCGAGTGAAATGACGGCGCCATCCTGAGGCTTCCCATCGTGGGAAGGTCAAGCGGTTCCTTTCGCCGCGCGCGACCTTGAACCGGCCGGTGACCGGGCCCAACGCTTCGAGGGCGTGCAGGGTGCGCAGCGCCCCGGCTACGGATGAAAAGCTCGCGCAGCGGTGGCACCGCGCGTGGATCGCCGGCGTCGGGGACTGCGTGGCCGAGATCGGCCGCTTCGACCATCAGAGCAGCTCGGGTGCGATCACCGCGCGCAGGACGATCTGCGCTTCCTCGCCGCGCACGCGGTTGCTGAGCCACCACACTGCGCCCTTCTTGATGCTCCACTCGCGCGCAACGCCCGAGAGCAGGAAGGCCGCGGTCTGCCCGAGCGTCGGCTGATGGCCGACGACGATCACGGCGCGCCCCGCGTCCGGCCAACCAGCTGCCGCCAGGATTGCGGGATAGGCGGCATCGGGACCGATTTCACGCTGCACTTCATAGTCCTCGCTCAGGGCGTCGGCGGTCTGCCTCGCGCGCTGCGCCGGGCTCACGATCATGCGCACCTTGCGCGGCACTCTGGCACGCAGCCACTCGGCCATTGCTCTTGCCTGCTGCACACCCTTGGGGGTCAGCTTGCGCGCGAGATCGGGTGTGCCGTCCTCGGCATCGGCGTGTCGCCAAAGAATGAGGTCCATATTGCACTCCCTCTACCAGAAGACCGCGGCGCGACTGAAGCGCTCCCAGGCCCGCTTCAATGGTCTGAGCTGTTCCTGCATGTCAGCCGCGCAGTGGCTGCGCAGATAACCCAGTGCGGCATGCTTCACGCCGCCTGCGTGTTCGCAGAGAGCATCGACCAGCCGAACGGCGCTGGCCGCGTCGTTGATGCGGCCGAGCGCGTCCTGAAGATCGGCCAGTCGCTCGATGTAGCCTTGCGTCTTGCTCCCGGGAAACAGCGAGGCGAAAAACTCACAGCCATAACGCAGTTTCTTGGCGTCGATTCGCAGTCGGTGCAGCGCGGCCGCGTCGGCGGACTCCAGCACCGCGCCGCGCTCGAGCAGCTTGCGCTGTCTGCGCTCCAGCACCTTGCGGGCAAACGCGACGAGCGGCATGCGCGCACAGGCCCGGTGTTCCTCGGTCCGGCGCTGCTGCCAGACGTCGCAGCGCAGTGCCAGCGCCAGATCGAGCATCAGCTCCGTGTAGGAAAGGGCCTCGATCGCGGCACGGGCGGCGCGGCGCGCGGCGGAGCGCGCGCGCAGGGCGCGACGCCGGACACCGGTCAGATCGATCTGCGCCCCGACCTGCGCCTGCGGCAGCGTCTGCGTCAGGAAGACATCCCAGTCGCGAGCTTGTCCCAGCAGCGCCGCCAGAGTCTTCAGCGCGGCAATCGGCTGCCGGAACGCCGACTTGGGCACGGCGCGCGAAAAAACGCCGAACGCTGCGCGCAATCGGCGCAGCGCTACCCTCGCCTGGTGTATGTATTCCGGATCTCTCGAGCGCAGGACGCCGGCTTCGTTGGCCTGGAGCTGTCGCAGGCACGCGGTCGCCACCGTTGCGAACGCCGCATCCACGGTGCCGTGGACGGACAGCTCGATCGGCGCGGCCTTGACCGGTTGGACCGCCTTGCCATTTGCGAGACGGTAGCCGCGCTGCGCCTTGGTGGTGTTTTCCAGCCGCAGGGGCAGGTCGCGCAGCAGCTCGCGCGCCAGCGCGAACAAGGCCCGCGGCTCGCCGGCCTTGAGCTCCAGTTCGATTTCCGAGATCGGCGCGCGCCGCGACCCCGCCCGGATTTCGCCGCGGTCCACCGCGATTTCGATGCGCAGGCCGGGCGCGGGTTCGATGGTCGCGCGCCGGCGCCGGAAGCGGGTTGTGAAAACCACCGCGAGGCGGCTTCGGTCCTCTTCGCGTGCGATCAGCTCGCCCAGGCCGGCCTCGACCAGAGCGGAGAAGTCGAGAGCTTGCGACGCGACTTCGCTGTCGACCTCGCGATGCTCGTGCAGGCCGCCGACGGCCGCCGCGCCGATCTTGACGGTCTGGATCCACCGGCCCGCCTCGCACCGCAAGCGGATCGCAGCGCCACGCCGGCACAACTCGAAGCCGGGCGTATCGTAGTAGGCGGAGAAAACGGTGCGGCTGGCGGGAGGCGAACGCAGCCAAGGCCGGATCGCCGCGCTTTTCCAGACATCGTTGGCCCGCTCCGGGGCGACACCGAGCTTGAGTTCGATCTCCTGCTGCGCGGCCATGGACGCTTGCCTGCCGGTCGGGCGAAGGTTTTTCCGGTGGCGCGAAGCCCCTTCAGTTCGCCGCGGCGCCGGGGTGCGCCGAAAGCGACTCGAGCAGCGCGAGCTGGGCGGCGACGGGCTTCGCACGGCCGGGGTGCCTGCGGTGGTACTGTCCGTTGGCGTCCATGTCCCAGGCCTGCATGTTGTCGGCGAGGTAGATCCTGAGTGCTTCGTCGAGCACGCGCTTCTTGAGCCTGGGGTCGAGCACGGGAAAGCAGACCTCGATGCGCCGGAAGAAATTGCGGTCCATCCAGTCGGCGCTGGCCAGGCAGACGGTATCCGTGCTGCGGAAATAGAAGGCGCGCTCATGTTCCAGGAAACGGCCTACGATCGAGCGCACGCGGATGTTCTCGGACAACCCCGGCAACCCCGGCCGCAGCGCGCAAACGCCGCGCACGATCAGATCGATCTGCACGCCCGCCTGCGAAGCCGCATACAGCGCGGCGATGATCTCCGGCTCCAGCAGTGCGTTCATCTTGGCGATGATCTGCGCCGGCTGGCCGGCGCGCGCGGCCTCCGCCTCCTTGCGGATCGCCTCGAGAATGCGCAAGTGCAAGGTGAACGGCGACTGCCACAAGTGGGTGAGCCGCGTGGCCTTGCCCAGACCGGTGAGCTGCATGAAGATATCGTTGACGTCTGCGCACACCTGTTCGTTGCAGGTGAACAGGCCGAAGTCGGTGTAGAGCGTCGCCGTGCGCGAGTGATAGTTGCCAGTGCCCAGGTGCACGTAGCGTTTCAGGCCGCCTTCCTCGCGGCGTACCACCATCGCCATCTTGGCGTGCGTCTTGTGCCCGACCACGCCGTAGACCACGTGCGCACCGACTTCCTCCAGCCGCTGGGCCCAGACCAGGTTCGCCTCTTCGTCGAAGCGCGCCAGCAGCTCCACAACCACAGTGACTTCCTTGCCGCTCTTGGCTGCGTCGATCAGCACCTGCATCAGCTCGGAATTGACGCCGGTGCGATAGACCGTCTGCTTGATCGCCACGACCTGCGGATCGGCCGCGGCCTGCTGGATGAAACTAACCACCGGCTTGAACGACTGGAACGGGTGGTGCAGGAGAATGTCGTTCCTGCGCATCGCTTCGAAGATGTCGCCCTCCTCGTCTAGCGGCTCGGGCAGGCCCGGAATGAAGGGCGCGAACTTCAGCTCGGTTCGATCGACCAGATCGGGGATCTGCATCAGCCGCACCAAGTTCACCGGGCCGTTCACGCGGTACAGATCGTCCGGGCCCAGATTGAACTGCTGCAGCAGGAAATCGGAAATCTCCCGGGAGCACAGATCGGCTACTTCCAGCCGCACCGCGTCGCCGAAGTGACGTTGCGGCAGCTCGCCCTGCAGCGCGATGCGCAGGTTCTTGACTTCTTCTTCGTCGACGAACAGGTCCGAATTGCGCGTCACGCGGAACTGGTAGCAGCCCTGCACCTGCATGCCCGAGAACAGCTCGCCGACGTGCGCGTGAATGATCGAGGACAGGAACACGAATCCGTACTCGACACCCGCGATTTCGAGGGGCAGGCGGATCACCCGCGGCAGCACCCGGGGAGCCTGCACCAGCGCGATCCCGGAGTTGCGACCGAAGGCGTCCTTGCCGGAGAGTTGCACGGCGAAGTTCAGGCTCTTGTTGAGAATGCGCGGGAAGGGATGCGCCGGGTCGAGCCCGATCGGGGTCATGACCGGCATGATCTCGCGCAGGAAGTAGTTCTTGATCCAAGCGCGCTGCGCCTCGGTCCAGTCGCGGCGGCGCAGGAAGTGGATGCCGGCGCCGGCCAGTTGCGGGAGCAACTGTTCGTTCCAGAGCCGGTACTGGTGCGCCACCAGATCGTGGGCCGCCGCCGAAACCTGGCGGAACACCTGGACCGGCGAGGCACCGTCCGGCCCGGAAGCTTCCACGCCCAGGTCGATCTGCGCCTTCAGCCCCGCCACCCGGATTTCGAAGAACTCGTCGAGATTGTTGGAGACGATGCAAAGGAAGCGCAGCCGCTCGAGCAGGGGCACGTCCCGGTCTTCGGCCTGCGCCAGCACACGCCGGTTGAATTCGAGCTGCGAGAGCTCGCGGTTGAGCAGATGGCCCGGATCGACCGCGCGCGATTTGCGCGACTTCGATCCGGCGAGCGCGGCCTTCTTGCGGGCCGCCTTGTCGACCACCGGCCCCGTGAGCCGATCCGGCGACTCCGCCTTGTTGAAGATCATCTTGTTCGTCATTCGCCGTGCCTGGTAGGTCCGGCTCCGCTCAAGTCGCACGGCGAGCGAAGGGGCGCTTGTTGCCGTGCGAGGATGCGTGACTCGATGCAGCGGGGCCGTGGTGCGCCCGCGAGGCGCGAAATCAGCGCCTGGTGGGCGGCACGTAGCCTGCGGCGGTGTCCGCCCCCGAGCCGAAGAAGTAGCGCTCGGTCTGCTCCATCAGATATTTCCTGGCCTGCGGGTCGGCGAGGTTGAGCCGGTTCTCGTTGACCAGCATCTTCTGGTGCTCGAGCCAGGCCTTCCACGCCTCCTTGGAGACGTTCTCGAAAAGCCGCTTGCCGAGTTCGCCTGGAAACGGGGGAAAATCGAGACCTTCCGCTTCCCGTCCGAGCTTCACGCACTTCACCAATCTGGCCATCTTTACGGTTCAACAGGTTAGATGCAGCGCGTTGCCGCCGCGTTACGCGCGTGTGACACGGGACGAATTATAAGACCGGCATCTGCTACAGGGGTTTGGCGAGTACCTTGGAGCGCCGCTGGTAGTTGTACAGCGCCTGCTTGCGCGCGGGGAGCACCGCAAGCGGCGCTTCGCTGAAGCCGTGCTCGACGAACCAGTGCGAAGCCCGAGTAGTGAGCACGAACAGTTTCTTGAGCCCGGTTTTCCTGGCGCGGCTCTCGATCGTTTGCAGCAGCCGCTCGCCGGCCCCGCCGTTGCGGTAGTCCGGATGCACCGCAAGACAGGCCAGCTCCCCCACGCCGTCTTCCGGAAACGGATAGAGCGCGGCACAGCCGACGATCACCCGATCGTGTTCCAGCACGACGAAGCGATCGATCTCGATTTCCAGCAGTTCGCGCGAACGTTTGACCAGCGTGCCGTCGGCCTCCAGCGGCTCGATCAGTCGCAGGACGCCGCCGACGTCCTCGATCGTGGCCTCGCGCAGGCGCTCCAGCGGATCGCGCGTGACCATCGACCCGACGCCCTCGTGGGTGAACAGCTCCAGCAGCAGCGCCCCGTCCAGATGGCGGCTGATCATGTGCACGCGCGGGGTTCCGCCCCGGCAGGCCTGGATGGCGAATGGCAGATACTGTTTCATGCCGGCCGGAAGCCGTGCCGCGTCTTCGAGCAGCGCCTCGGCGTCAGTGACCGTGAGTTCGCGCAGAATGCTGCCGTCGCGTCCCGGCAGTCCGGCTTCCTCGGCGAGGAAAATCAGCTTGTCGGCGTGCAGGGCGATTGCGACCTGGGCCGCGACGTCTTCCACCGTCAGATTGAAGGTCTCGCCGGTGGGCGAATAGCCCACCGGCGAAATGAGCACCAGCTCGTCGCCATCCAGCCGACGGCGGATGGCTTCGGCGTCGATCTTGCGCACCTCACCGGCGTATTGCATGTCCACACCGTCCACCACGCCTTTGGGCCGGGCGACCACGAAGTTGCCCGAGGCGACGCGGATGCGCGCACCAGCCATCGGCGAATTGGGCAGCCCCATGGACAGCAGCGCCTCGATCTCCACGCGCAACTGGCCGTTGGCCTGCTTGACGCAGGCCAGCGTGGCCTCGTCCGTCACGCGCACGCCGCGCACGTAGCGCGACTCGATACCGCGCGCGGCGAGTGCATGCTCGATCTGCGGGCGCGCGCCATGCGCGAGGACCAGCTTGACGCCGAGGCTGGCCAGCAGGTTCAGATCGTGCGTCAGACCGACGAAGCGGCCGTCGGCCACCACCTCTCCGCCGAAGGCGATGACGAACGTGCGCCCGCGGAACGCGTGAATGTAAGGCGCCGCGGCGCGGAACCATTGCACGAAGTTTTCGTTGGGGAGCGCCTGCATCGCGGAGGGACTCAGCGCGGAGCCATCCGGATGGCGCCGTCGAGGCGGATCACCTCGCCGTTGAGCATTTCGATCTCGAAGATGCTGCGCACCAGCTGCGCGTATTCCGACGGCCGGCCGAGCCGCGAGGGGAAGGGCACCTGCTTGGCGAGCGAATCCTGCACTTCCTGCGGCATGCCCTTCAGCATCGCGGTCTCGAAGATTCCGGGCGCAATGGTTACCACGCGGATGCCGCTGCGCGACAGGTCGCGTGCGATCGGCAGCGTCATCCCCACGATTCCGCCCTTCGAAGCGGCGTAGGCGGCTTGTCCGATCTGCCCGTCGAATGCCGCCACCGACGCGGTATTGACGATGACCCCACGCTCGCCCGCGGCGTTGGGAGTGAGCTTCGACATGGCATCCGCGGCCAGCCGGATCATGTTGAAGGTCCCGATCAGGTTGACGTTGATGACGCGACTGAAACTGTCGAGCCGGTGCGGACCTTCCTTTCCGACCGTTTTCTCGCCCAGCGCGATGCCGGCGCAGTTCACCAGTCCGTGCAGGGCGCCGAAGTGCTTGAGCGCCGCGTCGACCGCTGCCTTTGCGTGTTGCTCGCTGGTGACGTCGCACTGGACAAAACGCGCCTTTGCGCCGAACTTCGCGGCCAGCGCTTCGCCAGTTGCCTGCTGCATGTCGGCGATGATCGCGTTGCCGCCGGCGGCGACGACCATTTCCACCGTGGCCGCGCCCAGTCCGGAGGCGCCGCCGGTGACGATGACAGTGCTGTTCTTCAGTTCCATGCCGATACCGTGCGAATGGCGGAAAAAAGTTGAAAGGGCCGCAGTATATCGGCGCGACCGCTAAAAGTCGCCCCACAGGGCCTGGATGCCGGCTAGCGCGGCGAGCGCTGCGGTTTCGGTGCGCAGGATGCGCGGCCCCAGCCGAACGGGCAGGAAGCCGCGGCCGAGCGCGGCTGCCACTTCCGCGCCCGACAGACCGCCTTCCGGACCGACGAGCAGCAGCACGCGAGCGGGAGCCTTGGGCAGGACCTTGAACGAAACCTCCGCGGTCGGCGACAACAGCAAGCGCAGTTCGCCGCGCGGCGCCGCCACCGGCAGCCGCGCCAGCCAGTCTTCGAGCTTCAGCAACGCGGCCACTCGCGGAACGGTGTTTCGCCCGCACTGCTCGCAAGCGGACACGACCAGGTTCTGCCAGTGCTCGGCGCGGCGCGCGGCCCGCTCTGCAGTAAGGCGCACGACGCTGCGCTCGGTCATCAGCGGCTGAATGCCGCTCACCCCCAGCTCGACGGACTTCTGCAGGGTCAGATCCATGCGATCTCCGCTGCAGACGCCTTGCGCCAGAATCGACTCGATCGGCGATTCACGCTGTGGCTCGGTGTAACCGCCGGTCTTGACCCAGACTTCGCCGCGGTCGAGGCGGACGATGCGCGCCTGGTACTCGCCGCCACGCCCGTTGAACAGCACCAGCGGGTCACCGATGGTCAGGCGCAGAACCCGTGCGGCGTGATGCGCGGCGCCGGAGGGCAGGCGCACTTCCGAACCGTTGCCCAGCGTGTCCGGGAAAAAGAAACGGGCGCCGGGCTTGACCGCTTTCTTTTGCACGCCATCGTTCATGGCTAGAATTCTGCCATGCGACCTTCGCTCGGTCCTTGCGTCTTCACGCCCTACCTGCCCCGATACCGCTTCGCGCGATAGGAGCCCGAGTCGATGGCGGCCCAGACCCCGGTGTGCGACTTTGGCTGGAAGGCGCGCGATTTCGATCTGCCCGGTACCGACGGCCGCCGCTACGGCTTGTCGGACGTGCGCGGCGCGCCGCAGCGCGGAGCAGGGGCCCCGCTTGCGGGGATGCGACCGTGCAGGCGCGCGTGGGCCGTGCACTCGGGCGTCTGGTCATAGGAGCTCGAGTCGATGGCGGCGCAGACCCCGGTGTGCGACTTTGGCTGGAAGGCGCGCGATTTCGATCTGCCCGGTACCGACGGCCGCCGCTACAGCTTGTCGGACGTGCGCGGCCCCAACGGCCTGCTGTTGATGTTCATCTGCAACCACTGTCCCTACGTCAAGGCCGTGCGCGAACGCATCATTCGCGACTGCAAGGACCTCGCTGCCCTTGGCGTGGGTTGCGTGGCGATCAGTTCGAATGACCCGGAGGATTATCCCGAGGACTCGTTCGAGAACATGAGGCAGGTGGCGCGGCAGTTTGCCTACCCGTTCCCCTATCTGTACGACGAGACCCAGGAGATTGCCCGCGCCTACGGGGCAGTGTGCACGCCGGATTTCTTCGGGTTCAACAAGGATCTGGAGCTTCAGTACCGCGGGCGCCTCGACGCCTCGCGCACCGCGCCGGTGCCCGATGCCCGGCGTGAGCTCCATGAGGCGATGGTGCAGATCGCACGCAGCGGCAAGGGACCGTCGCAACAGATCCCTTCGATGGGCTGTTCGATCAAATGGAAGCGGTCCTGACGCAATCTTCCGCCGTTCTGGAGCGTGTGATCGAGGTGGTTCGCAGGGTTGCTTCCGACGAAATCATGCCGCGTTATCTGAAGGTGGCGCATCAGCGCAAGTCGGACGGCAGTCTGTTCACCGAAGCGGACCTGGCGGCGCAGGATGCGCTGTCCCGCATGCTGCCGCAGATCCTGCCGGGGCCGATAGTGGCAGAGGAGATGACCCAGCAGCAGCAGGTCGAGCGCTGGGTCGGTGGCGCCGAGGGCCTGTGGTGTGTCGATCCGATCGACGGGACTTCCAATTTTGTCAACGGCCTGCCGTACTTCGCGGTGTCGGTGGCGCGGATGCGCAACGGCCGCAGCGTGCTCGGCGTGGTCTACGACCCGGTGGCCGACGAGGTGTTCTACGCGCAACGCGGAGCGGGGTCCTATCTCAACGGAGAGCGGCTGCCGATCAAGACGCAGATTCCGGAGCTGCGCAACGCGATGGCCCAGGTCGATTTCAAGCGCCTGCCGCGCACCCTGCGCGCCGCGCTGGCTGCCGCACCACCTTACTCATTCCAGCGCAACTTCGGCGCCAGCACGCTCGAATGGTGCTATGTCGCCGCCGGGCGCTTCGACGTCTATCTTCACGGCGGCCAGAAACTGTGGGATTACGCGGCCGGGTCGCTCATCCTCGAAGAGGCGGGGGGATACATGGCCACGCTGGAGCACGATGACTTCTGGGCCGGTCGCCTTTGGGAGCGCTCGGTCCTAGCCGCACGCGAGCGGACGCTGTTCGAGGCGTGGGCCCGGTGGGTTCGCGCTCATGTATAGAAACCATCTCCAGGGACTTTCCGCGTTTCTCTTCGCCCTTCGCGCGCGCTTTCAGGCGCCTTGACCGGTACAACCCGCCCCGGTATCTTGCCAAGTTTTCGCAGCAAATCTACCTACTTAGGTGCCTTCATGGAAATGACCCGGGCGTTTACCGCTGAACTGACCGGGGCCGAAATCGTTTCCCGTTGTCTGGCCGAGGAAAAAGTCGAATACGTCTTCGGCTATCCGGGCGGCGCGGTCCTGCCGATCTACGACGAGCTGTTCAAGCAGGACAAGGTCCGGCACATCCTGGTACGCCATGAGCAGGCCGCGGTTCACGCCGCCGATGCCTATGCGCGCTGCACCGACAAAGTGGGTGTCGCCCTGGTGACTTCCGGGCCGGGAGTGACCAACGCGGTGACCGGCATCGCCACCGCATACATGGATTCGATCCCGGTGGTCATCCTGACCGGCCAGGTGCCCACTCACGCCATCGGGCAGGACGCCTTTCAGGAGGTAGATACCGTCGGCATTACCCGACCCTGCGTGAAGCACAACTTTCTGGTCAAGGAGGTCAAGGATCTCGCCGTCACCATCAAGAAGGCGTTCTATCTGGCGGCCAGCGGCCGGCCCGGGCCGGTGGTGGTGGACATCCCCAAGGATGTCACGCTGGCCAAGACGCCGTTCTTCTACCCGGAGACGGTGTCGATGCGTTCCTACAACCCGGTGGTGAAGGGCCATACCGGCCAGATCAAGAAGGCGATCCAACTGCTGACGCAAGCCCGGCGGCCAATGATCTACACCGGGGGCGGGGTCATTCTCGGCAACGCGGCCCAGGAACTGACGCAGCTGGTGCGCGCGCTGGGCTTCCCCTGTACCAACACCCTGATGGGGCTGGGCGGCTTTCCCGGCACCGATCCCCTGTTCCTCGGCATGCTGGGCATGCACGGCACTTACGAGGCCAACATGGCGATGCAGCACTGCGATGTGCTGCTCGCGATCGGGGCGCGCTTCGACGACCGGGTGATCGGAAACCCGAAACACTTCTTCCAGGAACAACGCAGGATCGTCCACATCGACGTCGATCCCTCTTCGATCTCGAAGCGCGTGAAGGTCGACATCCCGATCGTGGGCGACGTCAAGGAGGTGCTGCAGGAAGTCAACCGGCAGCTGGCGGCGAGCAAGGAAAGGCCGGACGAGACCGCGCTCAAGAAGTGGTGGGCGCAGATCGAGCTGTGGAAGAGCCGGGACTGCCTGAAGTACGACCGCGCGAGCCCGATCATCAAGCCGCAGATGGTCATCGAAAAGCTCTACGAACTGA
This window contains:
- the cueR gene encoding Cu(I)-responsive transcriptional regulator, with translation MELQQLLNVGQAARLSGVSAKMIRHYESLGLLPKVRRTGSGYRQYSMNEVHTLRFIRRARGLGFGIAEIATLLGLWQNRRRASAEVKRRALAHAAELASRIAELSEMKRTLERLAAHCHGDDRPECPILDDLSAEDARSPQSRTRAHGGPRARFA
- a CDS encoding DUF4396 domain-containing protein, which encodes MNLNDLHSHSGDHGSAHHGQRARESHHGPHASTGSLNRLALSATLHCLTGCSIGEILGMVIGTALGWDNGATIALAVALAFLFGYLLTMIPLLRAGLAFKRAIGLALAADTASITVMEIVDNAIMLAIPGAMDAPLGSRLFWGSLACALLVAGIAAYPVNRWLLTRGRGHAVVHQYH
- a CDS encoding histidine phosphatase family protein, coding for MDLILWRHADAEDGTPDLARKLTPKGVQQARAMAEWLRARVPRKVRMIVSPAQRARQTADALSEDYEVQREIGPDAAYPAILAAAGWPDAGRAVIVVGHQPTLGQTAAFLLSGVAREWSIKKGAVWWLSNRVRGEEAQIVLRAVIAPELL
- a CDS encoding CHAD domain-containing protein; its protein translation is MAAQQEIELKLGVAPERANDVWKSAAIRPWLRSPPASRTVFSAYYDTPGFELCRRGAAIRLRCEAGRWIQTVKIGAAAVGGLHEHREVDSEVASQALDFSALVEAGLGELIAREEDRSRLAVVFTTRFRRRRATIEPAPGLRIEIAVDRGEIRAGSRRAPISEIELELKAGEPRALFALARELLRDLPLRLENTTKAQRGYRLANGKAVQPVKAAPIELSVHGTVDAAFATVATACLRQLQANEAGVLRSRDPEYIHQARVALRRLRAAFGVFSRAVPKSAFRQPIAALKTLAALLGQARDWDVFLTQTLPQAQVGAQIDLTGVRRRALRARSAARRAARAAIEALSYTELMLDLALALRCDVWQQRRTEEHRACARMPLVAFARKVLERRQRKLLERGAVLESADAAALHRLRIDAKKLRYGCEFFASLFPGSKTQGYIERLADLQDALGRINDAASAVRLVDALCEHAGGVKHAALGYLRSHCAADMQEQLRPLKRAWERFSRAAVFW
- the ppk1 gene encoding polyphosphate kinase 1; amino-acid sequence: MTNKMIFNKAESPDRLTGPVVDKAARKKAALAGSKSRKSRAVDPGHLLNRELSQLEFNRRVLAQAEDRDVPLLERLRFLCIVSNNLDEFFEIRVAGLKAQIDLGVEASGPDGASPVQVFRQVSAAAHDLVAHQYRLWNEQLLPQLAGAGIHFLRRRDWTEAQRAWIKNYFLREIMPVMTPIGLDPAHPFPRILNKSLNFAVQLSGKDAFGRNSGIALVQAPRVLPRVIRLPLEIAGVEYGFVFLSSIIHAHVGELFSGMQVQGCYQFRVTRNSDLFVDEEEVKNLRIALQGELPQRHFGDAVRLEVADLCSREISDFLLQQFNLGPDDLYRVNGPVNLVRLMQIPDLVDRTELKFAPFIPGLPEPLDEEGDIFEAMRRNDILLHHPFQSFKPVVSFIQQAAADPQVVAIKQTVYRTGVNSELMQVLIDAAKSGKEVTVVVELLARFDEEANLVWAQRLEEVGAHVVYGVVGHKTHAKMAMVVRREEGGLKRYVHLGTGNYHSRTATLYTDFGLFTCNEQVCADVNDIFMQLTGLGKATRLTHLWQSPFTLHLRILEAIRKEAEAARAGQPAQIIAKMNALLEPEIIAALYAASQAGVQIDLIVRGVCALRPGLPGLSENIRVRSIVGRFLEHERAFYFRSTDTVCLASADWMDRNFFRRIEVCFPVLDPRLKKRVLDEALRIYLADNMQAWDMDANGQYHRRHPGRAKPVAAQLALLESLSAHPGAAAN
- a CDS encoding oxidative damage protection protein, translating into MARLVKCVKLGREAEGLDFPPFPGELGKRLFENVSKEAWKAWLEHQKMLVNENRLNLADPQARKYLMEQTERYFFGSGADTAAGYVPPTRR
- the argA gene encoding amino-acid N-acetyltransferase translates to MQALPNENFVQWFRAAAPYIHAFRGRTFVIAFGGEVVADGRFVGLTHDLNLLASLGVKLVLAHGARPQIEHALAARGIESRYVRGVRVTDEATLACVKQANGQLRVEIEALLSMGLPNSPMAGARIRVASGNFVVARPKGVVDGVDMQYAGEVRKIDAEAIRRRLDGDELVLISPVGYSPTGETFNLTVEDVAAQVAIALHADKLIFLAEEAGLPGRDGSILRELTVTDAEALLEDAARLPAGMKQYLPFAIQACRGGTPRVHMISRHLDGALLLELFTHEGVGSMVTRDPLERLREATIEDVGGVLRLIEPLEADGTLVKRSRELLEIEIDRFVVLEHDRVIVGCAALYPFPEDGVGELACLAVHPDYRNGGAGERLLQTIESRARKTGLKKLFVLTTRASHWFVEHGFSEAPLAVLPARKQALYNYQRRSKVLAKPL
- a CDS encoding 3-hydroxyacyl-CoA dehydrogenase, producing MELKNSTVIVTGGASGLGAATVEMVVAAGGNAIIADMQQATGEALAAKFGAKARFVQCDVTSEQHAKAAVDAALKHFGALHGLVNCAGIALGEKTVGKEGPHRLDSFSRVINVNLIGTFNMIRLAADAMSKLTPNAAGERGVIVNTASVAAFDGQIGQAAYAASKGGIVGMTLPIARDLSRSGIRVVTIAPGIFETAMLKGMPQEVQDSLAKQVPFPSRLGRPSEYAQLVRSIFEIEMLNGEVIRLDGAIRMAPR
- a CDS encoding 16S rRNA (uracil(1498)-N(3))-methyltransferase; translation: MNDGVQKKAVKPGARFFFPDTLGNGSEVRLPSGAAHHAARVLRLTIGDPLVLFNGRGGEYQARIVRLDRGEVWVKTGGYTEPQRESPIESILAQGVCSGDRMDLTLQKSVELGVSGIQPLMTERSVVRLTAERAARRAEHWQNLVVSACEQCGRNTVPRVAALLKLEDWLARLPVAAPRGELRLLLSPTAEVSFKVLPKAPARVLLLVGPEGGLSGAEVAAALGRGFLPVRLGPRILRTETAALAALAGIQALWGDF
- a CDS encoding thioredoxin family protein, with product MAAQTPVCDFGWKARDFDLPGTDGRRYSLSDVRGPNGLLLMFICNHCPYVKAVRERIIRDCKDLAALGVGCVAISSNDPEDYPEDSFENMRQVARQFAYPFPYLYDETQEIARAYGAVCTPDFFGFNKDLELQYRGRLDASRTAPVPDARRELHEAMVQIARSGKGPSQQIPSMGCSIKWKRS